AGGCAACAAGCAAGGGAATAAAGTTTTGTGTAGAGAAATTCATCCTAAACTTGGCAAAAGAACTTGGTTTTAGGGGGGCTCAGTTTCAATTTGGCCCTGACCATTTCCTAAATATGATATGTCTTTTTGGTTAAATTGTAAAAATGTTATTCTGTGAAAATGCTTGTGTCTCTCTTGGAGACAAAAGGTCtgggcaaaaaagaaatgattaggAAGAATTGTAAAGTTAGGATTAGTGAATGTGGCACACAGATTTTTTAacaatggaggggaaaaaaaactcaaaacctTGGCGCCTGGGTAGGCACAGGGGCACAGGTGTTCATTAATGAGCTGTTTTCCAGAACTGCTTGTTCTAGAAGCTTTACGCCCTTTCcgaagaaaaatgtttctttgtgCTGCCTCTGCAAGCTGCTGTGGGAGCATGTTGGATTCAGATAGACCACCAAACCCAGATAGTTTATGACCATGACTGTGAGAGGCAGGGGCAAGCCAGCTCCCTGCATAACACCTCCAAATGCACTTCACACCCAGTAGGTGATGAACCAGTGTCCCTGACAGAACTCTCTGGAATAGAACACAACAGGTCATCCCTCTGAAAGCAAGGATGGAACTGAATTACTGGGACCAGACTGAGAGCCCTGGATCAGGAGGAACCAGAGTGGGAAGCCACACTGGGGGCCGGTGACCCTGTACTGCCTGCCCAGGCTCATCCTACATGGCGTGCCCCAACATCATAAACTCTTTGTTTCCAGGAACACATGTGCCTTTGGGGATTGTACTTCTTGGATGTGTGGCCTGACCATTGTGACACTGCCTCAGCCCTGGGAGGCTTCAGGTCAGGTTCATCTTATTGGTCAGAGCTAGCCTGAATTGATGCCTCCAGCTaggttaaacaaacaaaccaaaagagtTCCTATAGAAAGTTAGGGAGGAAACCCAGGACCTGTATAGGGCACAACTGAAATCACTTCTGCAGGTTGGCCTCACTGTGATGTGTGGGGTTTTACTTATCATAATTCTATGAAGACTCATTGACCAAGGTCCAAGTGAGTGGATTGTGAAGATGAGTTAGCATAGCAAGAGACTGCTATCCTTAGAATGACCTGCTTGCAACGTTGACCCTTGGCTGACATCTGGGCACTTTGATCTGGGGAGAGTTCCTGCCCTTCTCTACATCGAGTGGCTCACTGGGATGAGACTGTTTGTGCAAACAACGGGTTTTGTGTTGAACACCTACTTCCTTCCAGTATGTTTGGAATTTTGCCACAAGCCAGGTAAAGGGCACCCATGTGATCAATCCTCAATAGAAACCCTAAACTCTGAGCCTCAAAGGGCTTCCCTGGGCAGAAATATCACACATGTGTTGCTGAATTTTTATTGTTGAGGAAGAGTTTGCTTGAGACCCCTCCTGGGAAGGAGAGAGCAAAAGGAACCCTGCACATGGATTCCTCCAGACTCTGTGTCTTTTCCCTTTATAGTCTGGTTTCATATCCTGACCACATCTCTATAATAACTCTTAGCCTGGAACATAGCTATAGGCTGAGGCCCATGAGACCTTCTAGCAAATCCCTGAGTGGGGTGGTGATCCTGGGATTCCCCCCAACAAAGTCACTAATGGAAATCTCAGATATTTTCCTATCACATTATAGATGTAATTATTTTGACATGTCAATTACATTAATCACTGCCTTAAAATTAAGGTAGATAGTAGACCTTTCACCAGatagtttttttaatgtgttgataAAGAGGCATGTATactacttttcaaaatattttaagaatttaacattttaatactgTATTTTGATATCGTTAATTTTCTTGGTAATCCTATTTATTTGCTGCATTATTCTAATAGATTGATTCCTGAGAAGATGCCCATAGGATTTCCCAGACTGCCAAGGGGATTTGCACTGAAGAAAGTTCAAGGCTCCATGTGATGGGTTATTAGCCTGGACTAGATGTATTAATCACTTATGGGCAATTTGTTACCTATAAGTGAATAAACATTGAGTGCCCTAAATTTTATCCGGGGACAAGGAAGAACTAGTTCTACTGACTGCATTTAAAGGGGCAGCAGGAGCCAACAATAAagtcattttatatttcaaaccATGCTCGTTCAATGTGACAGTTCTGTATATAATGTATCTAAAAGGTGAGATATAATTGGGGGTTTATAATGACGTTGATTTTTCTGGAACTATAGTGCCTTCTTATAGAATATAAGTTTCTTGCTTAACTCTGTACAGAAAAATCCCAAACTAAGACTGAAAAATCTCCTTTACTTTCAGGTGCCTCTATAGGCACAGATTTACACTTGACTTTGCACAAAGACGGTCTTCCACACAGCAGATGTGAGTGGAAATGTAAATCCAAGTCAACCTATGAAGTCACTGTTGTTGACATcatattaaatatgatttttaatatttttgaagccTTACTTATACCCTGAAGAACCTTTTCACAATCAAGTTAGTGGGTAACACCTTACCATTATAACTTGATGCTGTAAATTTGATTTTGGCAGGTTCAGTGGAGAGAGTGGCTAACCTTATGAAAATAGCCTATTAGTGTAGCCCCCTGCTCTTTCTTTAAAGATGTACAGAGACGTGTTACctgttggcaaatattttccttCACATTGAAACAGTATGGAACAGAGGATTTTCCTAATTGTCCATAACTAAAGTTTTTCTTTCACCGAATACAAAAATACCAGGcatgtaaaaataataagaaagttTATTTTACACTATTTTACACTCTTCTGCTCACAGCTCCTGTACTTGGGTGGCCCGCATGCCTTCATAACTTTGCACAGAGCATTTCCAGCATCATGTCATCCATGCTGACAGTGCCAATGATGGGCCTGAAGAACAGTTCGGCAAGGACATTGGCATTGATGAATCTCAGCAGGAAAAGGGCACTGTTCAGCTCAGCAAATCTGGCCTGGTACCCCCTGTGTGTCATCCTGATGTGTTCGCTAAGGATCTGCTGAGTTCCCCACTGAAGTCCCTGGATGTACTTCACGCACTGAAGCCCTGGCAGGtctggaggaggaaaagaaaaaaaaaaaaaactttgttagaCACAGCTCATTCAGAGCCCTTGGctagcttttaaaatatacccATTTCTGTTCCCTCTTCCTCAATTAAAAAAGCACTCAAGTTTCCTGGTAAAAGTTCTTTCTACAGCAAGAATAAAGCACCAAGCCAGTTCTAAGGTTTCAGAAGCAATgcttccaagaagaaaacatcgtgtaattattcttatttaatattcattatgTTTGTATTCTCACATTTAAAAACTGCTGACCCTGAGCCAACAAATGCACGCTTAATTCAGTATGACATTAGAATGTAGTTTAATCAATCATTGCTCCGGTTCACTGTCTGTGCACAgctcaagaaattaaaattattttaagaagtgTGCACTTTATCTTTCACCTGTGGGAAACAGGCCTTAGGATAATGGCAAGAGGTATTGCCAGGTGACAACTATGTTAGCATCCTCCCTTGAATTTCCCACCATTGTACTAATTACAGCCCATGCTGGTAAACTTCACGGCACCAACTAAGCCCACTGTACCATGATTTCTGTATTAGACaaggtattttttatatatataatgatttttatttttttccattatagctggtttacagtgttctgtcaattttttctgGAATAccactcggccataaaaaaagaacaaaataatgccatctgccgcaacatggatggaacaaagactctcatcctgagtgaagtaagtcagaaagagaaacacaaataccatatgatatcacatatctggaatctaatatacagcacaaaggatcttttccacagaaaagaaaatcagggaaggttttttaaaaagtgacttcaGGAGAttgcatcatggctcagcggtaatgaacccaactagtacacatgaggacataggttcgatccctggccccactcagtgggttaaggattaggcgttgccctgagctatggtgtaggtcgaagacgcagcttggatgcagcattgctgtggctgtggtgtagaccagcagctgtggctctgattcgacccctagcctgggaactttgatatgccatgagtgcggccccaaaatgaccaaaaaaaaaagtgattttaatgAGCATTCCAAAAGgctctttaaaaagtaaagccTCTGAAAGCATTGTCCTACATCCATTAAAGGGTTAAAAAGTAAGCATGAAAACATCATCTATTGCAACATGGTACAAAAGTAACTTTTCAAATAAAGAATGCATGACCTTCTTGCAGTACAGTGTGATACCCAAGTAAAATGGAATGAAGTACAATGCAGGAAAGATTAAATGCCTCTAAGTTTTATGCAAGAGGTGGTAAAGAGAGGctgcttttaaaagtcttttgaTCCTCCATGATAATCATAGTATGGTAAAATTCTTTAACTTGTATTTAAGTAATTACCAATTTACCATTGTTTAAATGATGTCCATGATTGTAatcattttccttccctttttctacAAAATCCaacagaaaagtattttaaaagcacCATGCTGATCATCACAGAATAACAGAGCTAACCAGTGTTCTTTAAACAAGTCATGGCAATAAGTGAGTCATTTCTATTATAGGCAAATAGCAAATCTGATCAGTGAGAATAAAATATCTCTAATCCATATTCCAATTCTGATTACCCAAGTCCACACATTAACATCCCTTACTACCTACAGCTCATTATCCAGACTCGATATGCAATTTTATTGTACTGGGATTTCATTCATGAGGGTAAGAAGAGGCTTGCGTGAAACTACCAGAAATTGAAAGACTCCACCAGGTCTAGATTCATGGCTTATTAAAACTTCACCTTGTGAACTCCACTTTTCTCTGCTTTCATACCAcacactcctcctcctccatcatcCACTGAAAGTGCCCCCCCAAAAGATTTGCCTTCAAAGTAAattcaggaaagagaaaagacagatggACTCCATAGGAGGGGGGACAGAAATGTTTAAAGATCAGGGGGTACAAAATGATAAACAGCAAAGAAAGCCACACAGTCAGCAGGCATTACTTTTTCCCCAAAGCAGGTATATCCGAGATTAAACTCATCTGAGAAAGGATTcagaaaagcagagcaagaatAAGGGATGCAAAGCAGGGCGGAGGAAAAGAGGCAAACTAGTGGAATGTAAATTTCTGAAAGCTGAGCCACTGTCTTACCTTTTTATTCCAACAGAACAAAGCTCATGGTAGATGTCTAATAAAAAGGCTGAAGGAGCGAGAAGACAGCATTTTCCAAACGATCTTAAGAAACACCTGAGGCACTTATCATGCATACCGATGTGCAGACCCTGGACCAGAGCTACTGAATCAGAACTTCTAGGAAGCAAGTTTGGAAAACAATGATGTAAGCAAAAAGTGACCTATAATGATCACTGGGATGAGCTGAGGTCTCTAATTCCTGAAGCATGAGTTCTGGATGAATTATTATCCCATTAGATATTGCTCTCTACCCCTTCAAAAAGGCTAGGCAGGAGGCAAGTACATACCCCAAGACTCTCGGTGTTAGGAAAAAAGGATGTGGAGGGAGCATGATAAAAACTATCCCAACTCAAGCCGCCTGGAAACTTCCTGCCCATTTGTGAGCCTTTTGGAAGGCTGCGGGTGGAAGATGACTCTAGTAGTAGGATATACTCAAGACAAGGTGCTGGGTTGTCCAGGGAGATGTTCTACAGTGATCTGGTTGCACTGTGTGAGGCAGAGGGGCCAGCAGCCAACAGACAACCTGAAAGTGTGGTGCAGCCCACATCCCCTTGGGCCCAGGAGACCCGAACTTATTTTGGAGCAAGGTCACTTGGGACTGGACTACCTAACATGCCCATGGGATGAAGGATGAAGGGCAGAGGGGATTGATTAGGAGGTCTCTAGGGTAACTTCAAGTTCTGAAGTACAGTGCTCTTGCTTGCATCCCTCACAAGTCTTATTCCTACCCCTCTGCTAACCTGATACAGAAACTTGAGTGATGATAGTCCAGGTGCCGAGGACCATTACAATGACCATTCAGAGGCAGAGGCGGGAAACACCAAGTCCTGCCTCCTGACTGACAATGTCCCTAGGGCATGGTCTCTCTATGGGTCCTTAGCACGTTTCCTTTCTTGCCAGACTTCACAGACTTCCTCCAACAAAAAACTTTCTAGCAGATTTCAAAACTGAGTTTCAGAAAGAGATATGGCAGAATTTGCAGCGAAGGAACTTTGTTTTGAAGCTCTGCTATTGGATTTAAAAGATGAGAACTGAAGGAATAGCCATGTCCCTTGAAAGCAGACTTCTCTGTCTTAACAGTAAGGTGTAGAGAGATTAAGTACAAACCTCAACAAATaacgccccccccacccccagcctgctgGCAGCTCCGCACCCACGAGAATGATTTCCCAAGCTGCGCAACTCTGCTGAGTTACTCTCGACTCCTGACGTGTGTGCTCCACCACTTCCCTAACTCGTGCCTGCTCCACAGGGAGGTACTAGTACCCAATGCTTTTAGGAGCAGAGAAAAACCGGAGCCCGAGGCCGGCGCCCTTACCCGGATTAAAGAGCACGGTCCCCTTGAGGTAGGCATACTCCTTGGTACTGATGTCTAGGCTCCAGCACTTGGCAAGGAAGCCCTTGATGGCTTGGACCTCGGCGACCGATGGCAGATGCTCGGCCTCCGACGGCAGTACCAAGTGTGGCTGCACTGGGGGCTGGGGCGAAGGCGGCTcatctccctctgtctcctgccGCCTGGTGGTGAGGATCATCTGTAGCAGGCTGGGCTCCAAGGTCTCCACCGTCTCAAAGTTCAAGCGGTCCTGGGCCAGCTCTAGCATGAGGAGCGGCGCCCAACAGCTGCGCACAAGCACCAACTGCTGGTCCAAGGGCAGCACCTGGAAGCAGGGCAAGTACTTGACGAAGCGCAGCGTCTTCAACAGGCCCGCCGAGGCTGCCTCGCAAACCACCTGTGGGCTCTTGAGGGCCACCCGCCGCTGCGCGGCACACGAGGGGTCCCACCAGGGGGCCCCCGGCTGCGCCTCTGGAGCCACGTGCGTTTGCTTTGCGCTCATAGGCATGTTGCAGAGGATGCCACTCTGCCGTGGGTGGTCTTCACCGCAAAAGCAGCAGCGGTATGGGAGCGTCACCGGCCGCCCGCCAGGCAGCTCCTCTCTGGCTCCCAGCCTCTGTGCGCAGTAGGAGCGGTCCCACCATGCGCCCCCCGGCCGCGCCTCCGGAGCTTCCAGAGCCACGTGCGTTTGCTTTGCGCTGGTGAGCAAGCTGTACAGGATGCTGCCCTGCCGTGGGTGCTCCTCACCGCAAAAGCAGCAGCGGTACAGGAGCACTGTGGCCCGCCCACCGGGCAGTTCCTCTCTACCCACCCGGGGCTCAGAGCCACATGAGCAGCCCCAGCATGCTCCCCCGAGCCGTGCCTCGGGGGCCTCCGGAGTTTCCTGCGTTTGCTTTGCGCTCGTGAGCATGTTGTAGAGGATGCTGCCCTGCCTCGGGTGGTCTTCACCGCAAAAGCAGCAACGGTACAGGAGCGCCACTGCCGGTCCACCCGGCTGCCCCTCTCTGCCCACCGGGGGCTCcgagccacaggagcagccccagcaCGAACCCCTCAGCCGTGCCT
Above is a genomic segment from Sus scrofa isolate TJ Tabasco breed Duroc chromosome X, Sscrofa11.1, whole genome shotgun sequence containing:
- the NR0B1 gene encoding nuclear receptor subfamily 0 group B member 1 (The RefSeq protein has 1 non-frameshifting indel compared to this genomic sequence) produces the protein MAGEDHQWQGSILYNMLMSAKQTHATREAPEARLRGSCWGCSCGSEPPVGREGQPGGPAVALLYRCCFCGEDHPRQGSILYNMLTSAKQTQETPEAPEARLGGACWGCSCGSEPRVGREELPGGRATVLLYRCCFCGEEHPRQGSILYSLLTSAKQTHVALEAPEARPGGAWWDRSYCAQRLGAREELPGGRPVTLPYRCCFCGEDHPRQSGILCNMPMSAKQTHVAPEAQPGAPWWDPSCAAQRVALKSPQVVCEAASAGLLKTLRFVKYLPCFQVLPLDQQLVLVRSCWAPLLMLELAQDRLNFETVETLEPSLLQMILTTRRQETEGDEPPSPQPPVQPHLVLPSEAEHLPSVAEVQAIKGFLAKCWSLDISTKEYAYLKGTVLFNPDLPGLQCVKYIQGLQWGTQQILSEHIRMTHRGYQARFAELNSALFLLRFINANVLAELFFRPIIGTVSMDDMMLEMLCAKL